ATGATGCCCTCTGTAATATGATGGGCTATAGCCGTGATGAACTACTATCCATGAATATTAAAGATATAGAAATCGGCTTCGATGAATCCCTGGATTCAATCAGAAAAAGGATTGCTGGTATAGAAGAAACTAGGGCTTCTTTCTTTGAAACTCGCCACAAGCGTAAGGATGGCAGGATAATAGATGTGGCCGTAAGCATAAGATACCTAAAAGAAGGGCTTTCATTCTGCTTCCACAGGGATATTACAGGGCAGAATAAGGCGAAAAAAGAGCTTGACGACTATAAGAACAATCTTGAAGAGATAGCAAAAGAACGTGCCGCTAAACTCAAGGGTGAGCTTGAATATCCTAAACATACGGAAGACGCCCTAAAGGAAAGCGAGGACAGGTATCGCACTCTAATAGAACTAGGAACCAAGATAGGAGAGGCCGTTATCATGCTCCAGGATATAAACGGAAAAGATGGCGTCCATACCTATATCAGCGACCGATGGATTCAGATTACAGGTTACTCCAGAGAGGAATTGCTGGATATGTCTTTCTTCGATCTCGTTTGCCCAAAAGAGAAAGAGCGTTCAATTAGAAATTATCAACTAGGAATGGCTGGGCAAGCTACTCCTGACCTCTTTGAACTAACTATCATTCGCAAAGACGGAGAAGGGGTGCCGATTGAAATTACTAGCGCCATAACCGGCTATAAGGGCAAGGTTGCAAATGTAGTTTACGTTAGAGATATAACAAGCCGAAAAGAATTAGAGAAAAGGTTAATAGATGAGAGGGATAGATACCATAGCCTTTTTGAGAATGTGCCCGTAGCCATCTGGGAGAGTGATTATTCTGCACGTAAAAAATACCTGGACGAATTACGCTCTAAGGGGGTCAAAGATTTTAGGCAATACTTCGAGGAAAATCCAGATGATTTTATAAGGTGGTTTGACATCGCCTCTCCCATCAAAAGAAATAAAGCGCTCTTTGACCTTTATGAAGCAGAGTCTGGGGATGAATTGCTATTTATAAGGGAAATAATGATAAAAGAAAGAGAGATGGCAGGACAGTTTAACGGGAGCTACTCCCAACTGTTTGATGCTATGATTAAGATGATGAATGGGGCTCTTAGAGTGAGCTACGATACCTGTAGCCCAACATACAGGGGAAACTGGAAACATTTGCATATGGAGCACCGCATAGCACCAGGGCATGAGGAAACGTGGTCCAGGGTGTTCCTTACCATCTTCGATATAACCAACCGCGTCCAAGCCGAAGAAGAACTGAAGCAGCATAAAGAACACCTCGAAGAACTAGTTACTGAGCGCACCGCGGAACTACGAAAGTCCAGGCAAAAAGAGCAAGAGCTTTTTCAAGCCGAACGCAGTATACGCCAAGAGCTTGAAGCTCAAATTAATGATAGGGTTTATTTTACCAGAGCTTTAGTTCACGAACTGAAGACGCCTCTCACAGCCATTATTGCATCCAGTGAATCGCTCGTTAAGATAGCAAATTCAAACCAGACGAGACCAGTCCAAAATATACATAACAGCGCCTTGATTCTCAACAAGAGAATAGATGAATTGCTTGATGTAGCTAAAGGTGAAATCGGAATACTCAAATTAAACCCCGCTTTTATAGATTTACAGGAGATGGTCGAGGAGATTAGGCAGCAGGTATCGCTGAATGTGGCCAAGAGGGAACAACACTTACAGGTGAACCTCTGCTCACCAATGCCTAAATTGTGGGGAGACGCCGAGCGTTTACAACAAGTGCTTTTTAATATTCTTGACAATGCGATTAAATTTAATCGCAAACAGGGGCATATTTTTCTTAGAGTGCATAGCCAAAATGGGCTCCTGACTTTTGAAGTTCAAGATGAGGGACGTGGTATATCTGCTAAAGAACAAGCGCACATCTTTAAGCCCTATCATAGAATAGGTAATGGGTCAGAAAATCTAAATGGGCTTGGATTAGGTCTGTCTCTTTCGAAAGTACTCGTGGAGCTCCATGGTGGGCGTATGTTTATTAATAGCGAAGAGGGGGAAGGCACCATTGTCGGCTTTTCATTGCCAACCACAACTAACTGAGATTCAGGGGTAGTTTTCAATATGATCGACCTGCAAAAGATTCTAGTTATAGAAGACAGCCCAGAAATTGTTGAGGCAATAGACCTAACCATCGGCATAAGATGGCCAAGGACCAAAATTATTGCGACGGAAAGCGGGGTTGAATCTCTGGAGCTAATCGAGAAAGAAAAACCTGACCTAGTTATCCTTGATTTAGGGCTACCTGACCTCAATGGATTCGAAGTCTTAAGGCGCTTAAGGTTATTCTCGCAAGTACCCGTTATTGTTCTGACTATTAGAAGTGATGAGGCTGATATAGTTAAAGGTCTCGAACTCGGCGCCAACGATTATATTGTCAAACCTTTTCGGCAAATGGAGCTATTATCCCGGGTGAATAACCAAATTAGAAAAGAAACGAGTGAGTCTAATAATCCTCCGATTCTAACCGATAAACTTCAGTTATATCCTGCCACCCATGAAGTAATATCCAACAACAGGCATATAAACCTTACCCCAATCGAAAGCAGTTTGCTATCTACCCTTATGATAAATGCAGGGCAAGTCGTAACTCATGCCAACTTGATTAAAAAAGCTTGGGGAGAATATTATCCTGAATTGTCTCTTAGCCTGAAGGTCCATATACGGCGGCTACGCCAGAAACTAGAATCTGACCCCTCTAAACCTAAAATTATTCTGACTAAAGTCAGCGTTGGGTACTACTTCAATCAACCTGAATAGCCATAAAGATACCAGACAACCGCCTTTATTGATAAGCGGCAACAAGGATAGTCTCTCTTAACTTATTCGTTACCTCATTGTAATTAGTTTTTAACCTGCGCATTCTTTTCTTAACCACGTTTCGTAATTATCATATGTTATTTTATTCTTAATTAAGCTACAGATT
This window of the Candidatus Bathyarchaeota archaeon genome carries:
- a CDS encoding PAS domain-containing sensor histidine kinase, with translation MSNIKTQKARIKNGGNPVKSDSGHPNFKSDWYKAIIQSASEGFLLIKHPSGDIMDANDALCNMMGYSRDELLSMNIKDIEIGFDESLDSIRKRIAGIEETRASFFETRHKRKDGRIIDVAVSIRYLKEGLSFCFHRDITGQNKAKKELDDYKNNLEEIAKERAAKLKGELEYPKHTEDALKESEDRYRTLIELGTKIGEAVIMLQDINGKDGVHTYISDRWIQITGYSREELLDMSFFDLVCPKEKERSIRNYQLGMAGQATPDLFELTIIRKDGEGVPIEITSAITGYKGKVANVVYVRDITSRKELEKRLIDERDRYHSLFENVPVAIWESDYSARKKYLDELRSKGVKDFRQYFEENPDDFIRWFDIASPIKRNKALFDLYEAESGDELLFIREIMIKEREMAGQFNGSYSQLFDAMIKMMNGALRVSYDTCSPTYRGNWKHLHMEHRIAPGHEETWSRVFLTIFDITNRVQAEEELKQHKEHLEELVTERTAELRKSRQKEQELFQAERSIRQELEAQINDRVYFTRALVHELKTPLTAIIASSESLVKIANSNQTRPVQNIHNSALILNKRIDELLDVAKGEIGILKLNPAFIDLQEMVEEIRQQVSLNVAKREQHLQVNLCSPMPKLWGDAERLQQVLFNILDNAIKFNRKQGHIFLRVHSQNGLLTFEVQDEGRGISAKEQAHIFKPYHRIGNGSENLNGLGLGLSLSKVLVELHGGRMFINSEEGEGTIVGFSLPTTTN
- a CDS encoding response regulator transcription factor; translation: MIDLQKILVIEDSPEIVEAIDLTIGIRWPRTKIIATESGVESLELIEKEKPDLVILDLGLPDLNGFEVLRRLRLFSQVPVIVLTIRSDEADIVKGLELGANDYIVKPFRQMELLSRVNNQIRKETSESNNPPILTDKLQLYPATHEVISNNRHINLTPIESSLLSTLMINAGQVVTHANLIKKAWGEYYPELSLSLKVHIRRLRQKLESDPSKPKIILTKVSVGYYFNQPE